From Pedobacter aquae:
CAAACACCTGAAAAAATTGAAAATGGAGCTTTAAATCCTGAGTCGGAATTGCCTTGGTTTAGCCCTTGGCGCATTATTGCTATTGGCGATTTAGGTAAAATTATGGAATCTACTTTGGGTACTGATTTAGCCTTACCAGCCATTAAAATGGATCAATCGTTTATAAAACCCGGTAAATCATCATGGAGTTGGGTTTTAGAAAAAGATGGCGCAACCATTTTTCCGGTACAAAAAAAATATATTGATTACGCTGCCGATATGAAATGGCAATATTGCTTAATTGATGCCAATTGGGACCAAACCATTGGTTACGATTCTGTTCAAATTTTGGCCGATTATGCAAAGCAAAAAAATGTAGGTCTGTTATTATGGTACAACTCGGCCGGTAGCTGGAATACCGTAAAATTTACGCCAAAAGATAAAATGTTGACCCACGAAAGTAGGGTAGCCGAGTTTTCTCGACTACAAAAAATGGGAATTAAAGGAGTTAAAATTGATTTTTTTGGTGGGGATGGCCAGTCGATGATTAATTATTATCAAGATATTTTAGAAGATGCTGCTCAATACCAAATACTAGTTAATTTTCATGGCGCAACTTTACCACGCGGCTGGCAGCGTACTTATCCAAATTTGATGACAGCCGAGGCAGTTTTTGGGTACGAGATGATCACTTTTGGGCAAGATGCAGCAAATAAAGCGCCTGCACACTCGGTAATGAGTGCTATGGTTCGTAATGTTTACGACCCAATGGATTTTACCCCTATGGTATTGGATAAAATCCCAAATATTAAAAGAATTTCTACGCCAGCATTTGAACTGGCTACTGCGGTGGTATTTTTATCTGGCATTCAGCACTATGCAGAAACACCAAAAGGTATGGCTAAAATGCCCGAATTTGTAAAAGATTTTTTAAGAGAACTCCCTTCAAGCTGGGACGATGTTAAATTTATTGATGGCTATCCAGGAAAACATTACGTGGTTGCCCGAAAAAGTAAAGGTAAATGGTACATCGCCGGAATCAATGGAGAAAACACCACCAAAAAATTAAGTTTGGATTTATCGACACTTTCATTAAATGAGGTAGAATTGATTACCGATTCTGAAAACGAAATTTTTGCCACCCAAAAAATGAATGTTAAAGTCAATCAATTAGACATAGAACTTAAACCAAACGGTGGGTTTATCCTAGTTCAGAAGAGCGAAAAATAATTAATTGTAAAAATATTAAGAATGAATTTTAGCGTAGTTAAAGTGTTTGCATTGAGTTTGTTTTTAACCACAGGTTTAGTTGCTTTTGCACAAAATCCAATTGTACAAACGCAGTACACTGCCGACCCTGCTCCAATGGTTTACAACGGTAAAGTGTATTTATATACCAGTCATGATGAGGATAACTCAACTTGGTTTGTAATGAACGATTGGAAATTATACACCACCGAGGATATGGTAAATTGGACCGACCACGGCGCTGTGGCATCATACAAGGTTTTTTCGTGGGCCAAAGGCGATGCTTGGGCAATTCAGTGTATCGAAAGAAACGGTAAATTTTATTTATATGCGCCAGTTACTTCCAAAGAGAATAATCAGCCTGCAATTGGAGTAGCCGTTTCTGATAGTCCTTTTGGGCCATTTATCGATCCCTTAGGGAAACCATTAGCACAATTGAATTTTGGAGATATTGATCCAACAGTTTTTATTGATGATGATAAACAAGCCTATTTATACTGGGGGAATCCACTTTTAAAGTATGTTACTTTAAATGAAGATATGATTTCATTTAATGGAGAAATTAACAAAGTCCCGATGGTAGAAGCTTCTTTTGGTAAAAGAGAAGGCAATACCGAGCGACCAACTTTATACGAAGAAGGACCTTGGTTGTACAAAAGAAACGACTTATACTATTTGCTTTGGGCAGGCGGCCCACTTCCCGAGCATATTGGTTATTCTACCAGTAAAAGCCCTTTAGGGCCTTGGAAGTATGAAGGTACAATTATGCCAGCTGAGGGCGGAAGTTTTACCAATCACCCTAGTTTAATCGATTATAAAGGCAAAACTTATTTCTTTTATCATAACGGAGCCTTACCAAAAGGCGGTGGTTTTAATCGTTCGGTGGCGGTAGACGAATTGGAGTTTAATAAAGATGGCACCATTAAACCTTTGAAAATGGGTAATGGCATTCAAAAAAGCTTAGTATCGGTTAATCCATATATCTTAAATCAAGCGGAAACCATTGCGTGGTCAAAAGATTTTAAAGCCTCTCAAAATCAGGAAGTAGGAGTTTTTATTACAGCAAAAAAATCCGGAGCATATTCACAAGTAAAATCAGTTGATTTTGGAAAAGATGGTGCGAAAAAATTTACAGCAAGAGTAGGAACTACGCACAATGCACCAATTAATATGGAAATTAGAATAGATGGTTTAGATGGAAAATTGCTAGGTACTGTAAAGATACCACGTACAGGAGGTAATGATAGATGGAGCTTTGTAAATACGAACGTTACTGATTTAACTAGTGTTCATGATTTATATTTTATTGTAAATGGCAAAGTAGAAACCGATTTAATGTATTTCGATTATTGGAAGTTTACTAAGTAATATAAATATTATGTTAAAACATAGAAAGATTAAACATTTGGCTGTGAATGTGCTCGCAGTTTTTATTAGTACATTTTGTATGGCTCAAAACCCAATTATTAGTCATGTATTCACAGCCGATCCTGCACCAATTGTTTATCGCGATACCGTGTTTTTGTTTACCAGTCATGATACCGCTTCAACATCGGCAACCAATTACAAAATGCCCGATTGGCGTTTGTTTTCTTCTACCGATATGGTGACTTGGAAAGATTACGGCTCAATACTATCCCCAGCTACATTTTCTTGGGCCACAGGCGATGCTTATGCAGCACAATGTATCGAGCGAAATGGAAAGTTTTATTGGTACGTTTCTACATTTCATAAAAAAGATAGCGTAAGTAGTGGGGGTGCTGCAATTGGCGTTGCCGTAGCCGAGCATCCGGCTGGTCCGTATAAAGATTTATTAGGAAAAGCCTTAATTATTAACGAAATGACAACCGATATGAAATATGGATGGGACGATATTGACCCAACAGTGATGATTGATGATAACGGACAAGCTTATATGTTTTGGGGCAATGGAAGTTGTAAATGGGTGAAATTGAAAGAAAATATGATGGAAGTAGATGGACCAATAACCACTTTTAAACCTAAAAATTACATTGAAGGTCCTTGGGTTTACAAGCGTAAAGATTTATACTATTTGGTTTATGCAAGTGCTGGCACTAAGCCTGAAATGATTGAGTATTGCACTTCAAAAAGCATCGAAGGACCATGGGAATACCGAGGAATTATTCAAGAAAATGTGCCCAATAGTTTTACCACTCATCCGGGTATTTTAGATTATAAAGGCAAATCTTATTTCTTTTACCACAACGGAGTTTTACCTACTGGCGGCAGCTATCGTCGCTCAATTTGTATAGATTATATGTATTACAATGAGGATGGTACAATTCGTAAGATTATTCAAACGAAAGAAGGCGTTGCTACGGTTAAATAATTGATAATGATGAAAGTGAAAATCCAAAGTTTGTTTATTTTATGTTTGAGCGTTTTTATTAATCCATTAAACGCACAAGAAAGTGGTAAAGCAAAAAATCCAATCATTTTTGCCGACGTACCCGATGCAAGTATGGTTAGGGTAGGCGATACCTATTACATGAGTAGCACTACCATGCACATGAGTCCGGGTGTGCCAATTATGAAATCTAAGGATTTAGTAAATTGGAAATTAGTGAGTTATGCTTACGATACATTAGCAAATGTTGATGCTATGAATCTAGAAAATGGCAAAAGTACTTACGGTAGAGGGTCGTGGGCGAGCAGTCTTAGGTATCATAATCAAACTTATTATGTTTCTACATTTGCGCAAACCACGGGTTTAACCTACATCTATAGTACCAAAAACATCGAAAAAGGACCATGGAAGAGAATAATATTTAAGCCTAGTTACCACGATAATTCTTTATTTTTTGATGATGATGGAAAGGTGTATCTTTTATATGGAGCCGGAAGAATTCATATTGTTGAGTTGAATGAAGATTTATCAGGTGTAAAAGCGGGCGGTGTTAATCAAGTAATTATTGATAACGCAAGCGCCCCAAGCGATATTCCTGGTAAAAAAGGTGGTTTACCTGCCGAAGGTTGCCAAGTTTTTAAAGTAAATGGTAAATATTATCTATTTAACATTACTTGGCCGCCAAATAGTATGCGTACAGTTGTTATTCACCGAGCCGATAAAATTACTGGACCATGGGAGGGAAAAATTGGGCTTCAAGATTTAGGTGTAGCACAAGGCGGTTTAATTGATATGCCAAACGGCGATTGGTATGCTTATTTGTTTAGAGATTTTGGTGCCGTGGGTCGCATTCCGTATTTAGTACCCGTAAAATGGGAAAATGGCTGGCCAGTACTTGGCGAAAATGGAAAAGTTCCCGTAGCGTTAAACTTACCACCTAACAAAAGTATCATATCTTCTATTGTTACTTCAGATGATTTTAAAAGAAAAGGAAAAGAGCCAGATTTACCTTTAGCTTGGCAATGGAACCATAATCCTGATAACAGTTTATGGTCGGTAAAAACTAGAAAAGGTTACCTCAGATTAACCACAGGGAGAATTGATGGCGACTTTTTAGCCGCCCGAAACTCATTAACCCAGCGAACTTTCGGACCAAAAAGTTCGGCGTACACTTCTTTGGATGTATCTAAAATGAAAGATGGTGATTTTGCTGGTTTGGCTTTATTACAAAAGAATTTTGGACAAGTAGGTGTTAAAGTAAATGGAGCAAACAAGATTATTTTAATGATAAATGCAATTACCGGAATGCCCGAAGAAGTTGCAAATGTTCCATTAAATCAAGAAACGGTATTTTTTAAGGTG
This genomic window contains:
- a CDS encoding glycoside hydrolase family 97 protein, with protein sequence MKQSFLICCLLLFYFSGNSQTKDYHIQSPDKSITVNFYPAAAEYTIQHQGETVLTNSKLGIVMEDQDFSKNLKLTKVSEPKIVNDNYTSLNTKKRNINYQATQRIFETTNANGKKMNIIFQVSNDGIAFRYHFPEQSKAIKRITSEATSFHFFEATRAWLQPKTEAQTGFEHTNPSYEAHYMMDIPVGKPSNSTNGWIYPALFKYKNTWMLITEAALGRNYCGTALRQNSPNGEYKINFPQTPEKIENGALNPESELPWFSPWRIIAIGDLGKIMESTLGTDLALPAIKMDQSFIKPGKSSWSWVLEKDGATIFPVQKKYIDYAADMKWQYCLIDANWDQTIGYDSVQILADYAKQKNVGLLLWYNSAGSWNTVKFTPKDKMLTHESRVAEFSRLQKMGIKGVKIDFFGGDGQSMINYYQDILEDAAQYQILVNFHGATLPRGWQRTYPNLMTAEAVFGYEMITFGQDAANKAPAHSVMSAMVRNVYDPMDFTPMVLDKIPNIKRISTPAFELATAVVFLSGIQHYAETPKGMAKMPEFVKDFLRELPSSWDDVKFIDGYPGKHYVVARKSKGKWYIAGINGENTTKKLSLDLSTLSLNEVELITDSENEIFATQKMNVKVNQLDIELKPNGGFILVQKSEK
- a CDS encoding glycoside hydrolase family 43 protein, whose translation is MNFSVVKVFALSLFLTTGLVAFAQNPIVQTQYTADPAPMVYNGKVYLYTSHDEDNSTWFVMNDWKLYTTEDMVNWTDHGAVASYKVFSWAKGDAWAIQCIERNGKFYLYAPVTSKENNQPAIGVAVSDSPFGPFIDPLGKPLAQLNFGDIDPTVFIDDDKQAYLYWGNPLLKYVTLNEDMISFNGEINKVPMVEASFGKREGNTERPTLYEEGPWLYKRNDLYYLLWAGGPLPEHIGYSTSKSPLGPWKYEGTIMPAEGGSFTNHPSLIDYKGKTYFFYHNGALPKGGGFNRSVAVDELEFNKDGTIKPLKMGNGIQKSLVSVNPYILNQAETIAWSKDFKASQNQEVGVFITAKKSGAYSQVKSVDFGKDGAKKFTARVGTTHNAPINMEIRIDGLDGKLLGTVKIPRTGGNDRWSFVNTNVTDLTSVHDLYFIVNGKVETDLMYFDYWKFTK
- a CDS encoding glycoside hydrolase family 43 protein, with translation MAQNPIISHVFTADPAPIVYRDTVFLFTSHDTASTSATNYKMPDWRLFSSTDMVTWKDYGSILSPATFSWATGDAYAAQCIERNGKFYWYVSTFHKKDSVSSGGAAIGVAVAEHPAGPYKDLLGKALIINEMTTDMKYGWDDIDPTVMIDDNGQAYMFWGNGSCKWVKLKENMMEVDGPITTFKPKNYIEGPWVYKRKDLYYLVYASAGTKPEMIEYCTSKSIEGPWEYRGIIQENVPNSFTTHPGILDYKGKSYFFYHNGVLPTGGSYRRSICIDYMYYNEDGTIRKIIQTKEGVATVK
- a CDS encoding glycoside hydrolase family 43 protein translates to MMKVKIQSLFILCLSVFINPLNAQESGKAKNPIIFADVPDASMVRVGDTYYMSSTTMHMSPGVPIMKSKDLVNWKLVSYAYDTLANVDAMNLENGKSTYGRGSWASSLRYHNQTYYVSTFAQTTGLTYIYSTKNIEKGPWKRIIFKPSYHDNSLFFDDDGKVYLLYGAGRIHIVELNEDLSGVKAGGVNQVIIDNASAPSDIPGKKGGLPAEGCQVFKVNGKYYLFNITWPPNSMRTVVIHRADKITGPWEGKIGLQDLGVAQGGLIDMPNGDWYAYLFRDFGAVGRIPYLVPVKWENGWPVLGENGKVPVALNLPPNKSIISSIVTSDDFKRKGKEPDLPLAWQWNHNPDNSLWSVKTRKGYLRLTTGRIDGDFLAARNSLTQRTFGPKSSAYTSLDVSKMKDGDFAGLALLQKNFGQVGVKVNGANKIILMINAITGMPEEVANVPLNQETVFFKVHCDFTNRKDQANFFYSLDGEDWKSIGTTLKMTYTIPHFMGYHFTLFNYATKEIGGYADFDFFRVTDHFTD